The following proteins come from a genomic window of Ignavibacteriales bacterium:
- a CDS encoding F0F1 ATP synthase subunit beta (Produces ATP from ADP in the presence of a proton gradient across the membrane. The beta chain is a regulatory subunit) yields the protein MAQNEGVIAQVIGPVVDIDFQDGYLPAIYNAIKIPRKSIEGIDEVLIVEAQQHLGEDRVRTVAMDSTDGLVRGMKAIDTGEPITVPVGPETLGRLINVIGDGIDGLGEIKSNKRYAIHRHAPKFDTLSTRQEMFETGIKVIDLLEPYSKGGKTGLFGGAGVGKTVIIQELIHNIAKQHGGYSVFAGVGERTREGNDLWLEMKESGVLNKTALVFGQMNEPPGARLR from the coding sequence ATGGCTCAGAACGAAGGCGTAATTGCCCAAGTAATTGGTCCGGTTGTGGATATTGATTTCCAGGACGGATATCTACCAGCAATTTACAATGCAATTAAAATTCCTAGAAAAAGCATAGAAGGTATTGATGAAGTGCTTATCGTTGAGGCACAACAGCATCTGGGCGAAGATCGTGTTCGCACCGTTGCTATGGACTCGACTGACGGACTCGTACGCGGTATGAAAGCAATTGATACCGGCGAACCAATTACAGTTCCGGTTGGTCCAGAAACTTTAGGACGATTAATTAATGTTATTGGAGATGGAATTGATGGACTTGGCGAGATAAAATCTAACAAGCGTTATGCGATTCACCGCCATGCACCAAAGTTTGATACTCTTTCTACACGTCAGGAAATGTTTGAGACCGGAATAAAAGTTATTGATTTACTGGAACCATATTCCAAAGGCGGCAAAACCGGTTTATTTGGCGGTGCCGGCGTTGGCAAAACAGTTATTATACAGGAACTGATTCATAACATTGCTAAACAGCATGGCGGTTATTCCGTATTTGCTGGTGTTGGTGAAAGAACAAGGGAAGGAAACGATCTCTGGCTTGAAATGAAAGAGAGCGGAGTTCTAAATAAAACGGCACTTGTGTTTGGACAAATGAACGAACCACCGGGAGCGCGTTTAAGAA
- a CDS encoding 2-oxoacid:acceptor oxidoreductase family protein, with protein MQEEMIIAGFGGQGVLSMGQILCYSGVMENKEVSWMPSYGPEMRGGTANCIAIISDTKISSPILTKFDTVIALNQPSLDKFESAVKPGGLLIYEASTILNPPTRKDIDIIPIEAANEATKLKNSKVMNMIVLGAFLYKKPIIKMDNIIEGIKKVLPERYHHLIPLNKQAIEKGKELAQNVGVSV; from the coding sequence ATGCAAGAAGAAATGATAATTGCCGGATTTGGCGGTCAAGGTGTTTTATCTATGGGACAAATTCTCTGCTACAGCGGAGTAATGGAAAATAAAGAAGTGAGCTGGATGCCGTCTTACGGTCCTGAAATGCGCGGCGGTACCGCAAATTGTATCGCGATTATAAGTGATACTAAAATCAGTTCACCAATACTCACAAAGTTTGATACGGTAATTGCGCTTAATCAACCGTCATTGGACAAATTTGAATCTGCAGTTAAACCGGGCGGACTATTAATTTACGAGGCGAGCACAATTTTGAATCCTCCGACTAGAAAAGATATCGATATAATTCCAATCGAAGCGGCAAACGAAGCCACCAAATTGAAAAATTCAAAAGTAATGAACATGATAGTTCTTGGAGCGTTCCTTTATAAGAAACCGATAATCAAGATGGATAATATTATTGAAGGAATTAAAAAAGTACTTCCGGAAAGATATCATCATCTAATTCCTCTAAACAAGCAGGCGATTGAAAAGGGGAAGGAACTTGCTCAGAATGTTGGAGTCTCAGTTTAA
- a CDS encoding thiamine pyrophosphate-dependent enzyme: MNEKTMTEEQHFSEVIAEENICVNENLVFEKPETLLDTPMHYCPGCGHGVAHRLIAEVIDELGIQDKTVGVAPVGCSVFMYNYMNIDMTEAPHGRASAAATGIKRVLPDKYVFSYQGDGDLAAIGTGETIHTCNRGENILIVFINNGIYGMTGGQMAPTTLVGMKSTTTPFGRDVAIMGNPLKITDLVAQLPGVYYATRCAVNNPVNVRKAKKAIMNGFKYQELKKGLSFVEIVSNCPSNWKMTPVESNKWMEENMLPFYPLGDLKIPGKEK; the protein is encoded by the coding sequence ATGAACGAAAAGACAATGACTGAAGAACAACACTTCTCAGAAGTAATTGCAGAAGAAAATATTTGTGTAAATGAAAATTTAGTTTTTGAAAAACCAGAGACATTGCTGGATACACCGATGCATTACTGTCCAGGCTGCGGGCACGGTGTTGCTCATAGATTGATTGCAGAAGTAATTGACGAACTCGGGATTCAGGATAAAACAGTAGGTGTTGCACCGGTAGGATGTTCTGTATTCATGTATAACTACATGAACATCGATATGACCGAAGCACCGCATGGACGGGCATCTGCTGCTGCCACCGGAATTAAACGTGTTCTACCTGATAAATATGTTTTCTCTTATCAAGGAGATGGTGACCTTGCTGCAATTGGAACCGGAGAAACAATCCACACTTGCAACCGCGGTGAAAATATTTTGATTGTTTTCATCAACAACGGAATTTATGGAATGACCGGCGGACAAATGGCGCCCACAACTTTAGTTGGAATGAAATCAACAACTACACCATTCGGACGCGATGTTGCCATAATGGGTAATCCTCTAAAGATTACAGATTTAGTAGCGCAACTTCCAGGTGTTTATTATGCCACACGGTGTGCAGTTAACAATCCTGTTAATGTACGCAAAGCGAAAAAAGCAATCATGAACGGCTTCAAATATCAAGAGCTAAAAAAAGGGTTGAGCTTTGTCGAGATAGTTTCCAATTGTCCTTCAAATTGGAAGATGACACCTGTTGAATCAAATAAATGGATGGAAGAAAATATGCTTCCGTTCTATCCGCTCGGCGATTTAAAAATACCAGGAAAGGAGAAATGA
- a CDS encoding 3-methyl-2-oxobutanoate dehydrogenase subunit VorB — MKELKLMKGNEALAEASILAGCDAYFGYPITPQSEVLEYLAQDALKRTGMVVLQAESEVAAINMIYGAAGTGKKVMTSSSSPGISLMQEGISYIACAELPCLLVNVVRGGPGLGTIQPSQGDYFQAVKGGGHGDYKLIVLAPSTVQEMVDHVKLGFDLAFKWRNPVMILTDGALGQMMEKVQLPAQLPRTTEEPDWATVGKPKTRERNFITSLHIQPDKMEEINLHLQRKYREIENQEIRFDKFECDDAEIILVAFGLVARICQKAAQLARQKGIKVGVFRPITLFPYPSNELKKLADKVKGMLTVEMNAGQMVEDVRLSVNGKIPVEFLGRMGGVVPTPEEILQKLEEKFVGEIV; from the coding sequence ATGAAAGAACTAAAATTAATGAAAGGCAATGAAGCTCTTGCAGAAGCTTCAATTCTTGCTGGATGTGATGCATATTTCGGATATCCAATTACTCCACAATCTGAAGTACTTGAGTATTTGGCACAAGATGCTTTAAAGAGAACCGGCATGGTTGTTCTGCAAGCAGAAAGTGAAGTCGCTGCAATCAATATGATTTATGGTGCCGCTGGCACCGGAAAAAAAGTGATGACATCTTCGTCATCTCCTGGAATAAGTTTAATGCAGGAAGGTATTTCTTACATTGCATGCGCTGAACTGCCATGCCTTTTAGTAAATGTTGTTAGAGGCGGACCGGGACTTGGAACAATTCAGCCATCGCAAGGAGATTATTTTCAAGCGGTTAAAGGAGGCGGTCACGGCGATTATAAATTAATTGTTTTGGCTCCTTCAACAGTTCAAGAAATGGTCGATCATGTAAAACTAGGTTTTGATCTTGCATTCAAGTGGCGTAATCCCGTTATGATTCTTACAGACGGTGCGCTTGGACAGATGATGGAAAAAGTCCAATTGCCTGCTCAGCTGCCAAGAACGACCGAAGAACCCGATTGGGCAACAGTTGGAAAACCGAAAACACGGGAAAGAAATTTTATTACATCACTTCATATACAACCTGATAAAATGGAAGAGATCAATCTTCATCTTCAAAGAAAATATCGCGAGATTGAAAATCAAGAAATTCGGTTCGATAAATTTGAATGTGACGATGCAGAAATAATTTTAGTCGCTTTTGGTTTAGTTGCGCGAATCTGTCAGAAAGCCGCTCAGCTTGCGCGCCAAAAAGGAATTAAAGTTGGAGTATTCAGACCAATTACTTTATTTCCGTATCCATCTAATGAATTAAAGAAGCTTGCAGATAAAGTAAAAGGAATGCTAACTGTTGAAATGAACGCCGGGCAAATGGTTGAAGATGTTCGTCTCTCGGTGAATGGCAAAATCCCAGTCGAGTTTCTAGGTAGAATGGGAGGAGTTGTTCCAACGCCGGAAGAAATTCTTCAAAAGCTGGAAGAAAAATTTGTAGGAGAAATAGTATGA
- a CDS encoding ferredoxin family protein — protein MAKVKGDILIDIEKCKGCELCAVACPQDSLELSRKINSKGYHYIVKIEDNCTGCTNCALVCPDGIIKVYRKTEKKKEQVATISNVTGDLTVTVNA, from the coding sequence ATGGCTAAAGTAAAAGGAGATATCTTAATCGATATCGAAAAATGTAAAGGTTGTGAATTATGTGCCGTTGCATGTCCTCAAGACTCACTCGAACTCTCGCGCAAAATAAATTCTAAAGGTTATCATTATATAGTAAAGATAGAAGATAACTGTACTGGCTGCACTAATTGCGCTTTAGTTTGTCCGGACGGCATTATAAAAGTCTACCGTAAAACTGAAAAGAAGAAAGAGCAGGTAGCAACAATTTCAAATGTAACTGGGGATTTAACAGTGACGGTGAACGCATGA
- the lipA gene encoding lipoyl synthase: protein MINQHQKKFAETIEKERPELGKRPDWLKVRLPSGQNYKEVHELMRKSKLNTVCEEAKCPNLAECWNRRTATFMILGDTCTRSCGFCNIKVGIPNELDLDEPRRVAESVEALNLKHVVITSVDRDELKDGGSSIFSETVRLIRQKMPETTIEILIPDFKGEEESFKIILQNPPDILNHNLETVQRLYHGVRPQAKYERSLALIRWFKDQGLRTKSGIMVGIGETKEEVIGIIDDLYNHGCDIMTIGQYLQPTKNHLPVHRFVTLDEFKFYKDYGLQIGLKAVESSPLVRSSYHADKHAELV, encoded by the coding sequence TTGATTAATCAACACCAGAAAAAATTTGCAGAGACAATTGAGAAGGAAAGACCGGAACTTGGTAAAAGACCGGATTGGTTAAAAGTCCGTCTACCGAGCGGTCAGAATTATAAAGAAGTCCATGAACTGATGCGCAAATCAAAATTAAATACGGTTTGTGAGGAAGCTAAATGTCCTAATCTTGCCGAATGCTGGAATAGAAGAACCGCAACGTTTATGATTCTTGGCGATACATGCACTCGAAGCTGCGGATTTTGCAATATCAAAGTTGGAATTCCGAATGAACTTGATCTTGACGAACCGAGAAGAGTTGCAGAATCTGTTGAAGCATTGAACCTCAAGCATGTTGTTATCACATCGGTTGACCGTGATGAATTGAAAGATGGCGGTTCATCAATCTTTTCTGAAACAGTCCGGCTCATCCGCCAGAAGATGCCGGAAACAACAATCGAAATTTTAATTCCCGATTTTAAAGGTGAAGAAGAATCATTTAAAATTATTCTGCAAAATCCGCCCGATATACTCAATCACAATTTGGAAACAGTTCAGCGGCTTTATCACGGTGTTCGACCACAAGCTAAATATGAACGGAGTCTTGCGTTGATCCGCTGGTTCAAAGATCAAGGGTTAAGAACTAAAAGTGGAATAATGGTCGGCATTGGAGAAACCAAAGAAGAAGTTATAGGAATTATAGACGATCTTTACAATCACGGTTGCGATATAATGACGATCGGACAATACCTTCAGCCGACAAAAAATCATTTGCCGGTTCATCGCTTTGTAACACTCGATGAATTCAAATTCTATAAAGATTACGGATTGCAAATCGGTTTGAAAGCAGTTGAATCATCACCGCTGGTGCGCAGTTCATACCATGCGGATAAACATGCTGAGTTAGTCTAA
- a CDS encoding 2-oxo acid dehydrogenase subunit E2 yields MKVEIVMPKMGESISEGTLIKWHKKKGDLVKKDEIIYEISTDKVDTEIPSPEDGVLIDVKVFEQETVEVGTVVAVLETSGESNNEMKEEGKKEEKKEEENPSAIQNRLDLIDVPMPKMGESVMEGTILKWHKKVGDHVKRDEIIFEISTDKVDTEVPSPVDGTIAEILFVENDIVPVGVAVAKISVNGGVVKSKDDQEQNSGQAQEEKKLQTVQSTNYKGNSSIFYSPLVLKIARVEGVSMDELETVVGTGTGGRLTKNDLLKYVQNRKKSAGLSSRLHGKKEETVSAPKTIEVKSADGKRTEIIPMDVNRQRIMNHMIKSRDTSVHVTAVIEVDMSRIHNFIEKNRDTFAAKEGIKLTYMSFISFAIIKALKEFPMMNASIDGNNIVIKKYINLGVAVAVEPNGLIVPNIKNADEKNLRGLSKTVADLGSRARKKKLTADDVTDGTFTITNYGVFGSLFGTPIINQPEVGILGVGAVTKKPVVVENDGVESIAIKPMMYLSLSHDHRLVDGMLGGKFVKSIKETLENFDTSLV; encoded by the coding sequence ATGAAAGTTGAAATTGTAATGCCTAAGATGGGCGAAAGCATTAGTGAAGGAACGCTGATCAAGTGGCACAAGAAAAAAGGTGATCTGGTTAAGAAGGACGAGATTATTTATGAGATAAGTACGGATAAGGTTGATACAGAAATCCCGTCTCCAGAAGACGGCGTTTTGATTGATGTGAAAGTCTTTGAACAGGAGACTGTTGAAGTAGGAACTGTTGTAGCGGTTCTTGAAACAAGTGGTGAGTCTAATAATGAAATGAAGGAAGAAGGAAAGAAGGAAGAAAAAAAGGAAGAAGAAAATCCTTCTGCAATTCAGAACAGACTTGATTTGATTGATGTTCCAATGCCTAAAATGGGCGAATCAGTTATGGAAGGAACTATTCTTAAGTGGCACAAGAAAGTTGGTGATCATGTAAAACGTGATGAAATTATTTTTGAAATAAGCACGGACAAAGTTGACACCGAAGTTCCATCGCCGGTAGATGGTACAATTGCAGAAATTCTTTTTGTTGAAAATGATATTGTCCCGGTAGGCGTTGCAGTAGCTAAAATTTCTGTAAACGGTGGAGTTGTTAAAAGTAAAGATGATCAAGAGCAAAATTCTGGTCAAGCTCAAGAAGAGAAAAAATTACAAACTGTTCAATCTACCAACTATAAAGGCAACTCAAGTATATTTTATTCTCCACTTGTTCTAAAAATAGCACGTGTTGAAGGTGTTTCAATGGATGAATTGGAAACCGTAGTTGGAACAGGTACCGGCGGACGGTTAACTAAAAACGATTTACTTAAATATGTTCAAAACAGAAAGAAAAGCGCAGGTTTATCTTCAAGACTTCATGGTAAAAAAGAGGAAACTGTCTCTGCTCCTAAAACCATTGAGGTGAAATCCGCAGACGGTAAACGTACTGAAATAATTCCGATGGATGTGAACCGTCAACGTATAATGAATCATATGATCAAAAGCCGTGACACTTCCGTTCATGTTACTGCAGTTATAGAAGTTGATATGTCACGTATTCATAATTTTATTGAGAAGAACAGAGACACATTCGCTGCAAAAGAAGGAATAAAACTCACTTATATGTCGTTCATTTCTTTTGCAATAATAAAAGCACTGAAAGAATTTCCAATGATGAATGCTTCTATTGACGGAAATAATATCGTGATAAAAAAATATATCAATCTTGGAGTTGCAGTTGCAGTCGAACCTAACGGTTTGATTGTCCCTAATATTAAAAATGCCGATGAAAAAAATCTTCGCGGATTATCAAAAACAGTAGCAGATTTAGGTTCACGTGCGCGCAAAAAAAAATTAACAGCCGATGATGTAACAGACGGAACGTTCACAATTACAAATTATGGAGTATTCGGTTCATTATTCGGAACGCCGATTATCAATCAACCCGAAGTTGGTATTCTTGGTGTTGGTGCGGTTACAAAAAAACCGGTAGTTGTGGAAAACGACGGAGTGGAAAGTATTGCGATAAAACCAATGATGTATCTTTCACTTAGTCACGATCACCGTTTGGTTGACGGAATGTTAGGTGGTAAATTTGTGAAGTCAATAAAAGAAACTTTAGAAAATTTTGATACGAGTTTAGTTTAA
- a CDS encoding dehydrogenase E1 component subunit alpha/beta — translation MAQNGKHDEAVIDEKENNLPTGKIDSFGGLNKDELINVLRLMNLSRTIDHKVMNLLKQGKAFFHIAGAGHEATQIAFGLAMKKGIDWAFPYYRDMGLMLALGSKPEDLFLGFLGKENDPMTGGRQMPCHWSAKEFNVPTQSSPTGTQFLQAVGAALALRKKGINGVVYVSSGEGTTSQGEFHEAVNWASREKLPVVFVIQNNKWAISVPVKYQTAGKDSLVSEMMKGFDNLLRVEVDGTDFLQVNVVAQSAFKYARQGKGPVLVEAHVVRLLSHSSSDDQKKYRPDESLKEDLKKDPIELFSNVLLNKEILTTPAYNEIKKEISNHVNEAADWALKQEDPKPESATHFVLDESGIRDRLEYEKITNEGKPVVLVDAVNHALHEEMERNDKIYIFGEDVADGKGGVFTATKGLSTKFGNERVFNSPLAEASITGVAIGMALSGLKPCVEIQFGDYIWPGFMQFRDEMVMYRYRSNNLFEAPVVTRVAVGGYIHGGLYHSQNIEGFFSHMPGLLIAYPSNAADAKGLLKTALRINDPVLFLEHKGLYRQSYATSPEPDSDYLLPFGKASVTHEGNDLSIITYGAMVHESNFAVKKLEDEGYSVELIDIRTIAPLDIETIYKSVKKTGKAVVIHEDTLTSGFGAEIASLISENCFEFLDGPVRRIGAADAPIPYHPNLENEILPTRGKIYQSLKDLLQY, via the coding sequence ATGGCACAAAACGGCAAGCATGATGAAGCTGTTATAGATGAAAAAGAAAATAATCTACCAACCGGTAAGATCGATTCATTCGGCGGATTGAATAAAGACGAGTTGATAAATGTTCTCCGTCTTATGAATCTCTCACGTACAATAGATCATAAGGTAATGAACTTGCTTAAACAAGGTAAAGCATTTTTCCATATTGCCGGTGCGGGACATGAGGCAACACAAATCGCTTTCGGACTTGCAATGAAGAAGGGGATTGATTGGGCTTTCCCTTATTACCGTGATATGGGATTGATGCTGGCACTTGGTTCAAAACCGGAAGATCTTTTTCTTGGATTTCTTGGTAAAGAAAACGATCCGATGACCGGCGGAAGACAAATGCCATGTCACTGGTCGGCAAAAGAATTTAATGTTCCTACTCAATCCAGTCCAACGGGAACACAGTTTTTACAAGCAGTCGGTGCAGCACTAGCTTTGCGGAAAAAAGGAATTAACGGAGTTGTTTATGTAAGCAGCGGTGAAGGCACAACATCTCAAGGTGAATTTCACGAAGCAGTCAATTGGGCAAGCAGAGAAAAATTGCCGGTAGTTTTTGTTATTCAAAATAATAAGTGGGCAATTTCGGTTCCGGTTAAATATCAAACCGCTGGGAAAGATTCATTGGTTAGCGAGATGATGAAAGGTTTTGATAATCTTTTAAGAGTTGAAGTTGACGGGACTGATTTTCTTCAGGTAAATGTTGTCGCTCAATCTGCATTCAAATATGCTCGTCAGGGTAAGGGACCAGTTTTAGTTGAAGCTCACGTTGTAAGATTACTTTCTCATTCATCCTCAGATGATCAGAAAAAATATCGCCCGGATGAATCGTTAAAAGAAGATTTGAAGAAAGATCCAATTGAACTTTTCTCAAATGTTTTATTGAATAAAGAAATATTAACTACTCCCGCATACAATGAAATCAAAAAAGAAATTTCAAATCATGTAAATGAAGCGGCTGATTGGGCTTTAAAGCAAGAAGATCCTAAGCCTGAATCAGCAACACATTTTGTTCTAGATGAATCAGGTATACGGGACCGGCTTGAATATGAAAAAATAACCAACGAAGGCAAACCGGTTGTGCTGGTTGATGCTGTTAATCATGCCTTGCATGAAGAGATGGAACGTAACGATAAAATTTATATTTTCGGTGAAGATGTTGCAGACGGCAAAGGCGGTGTTTTTACAGCAACAAAAGGTTTATCAACTAAATTTGGAAATGAGAGAGTATTTAACTCACCATTAGCGGAAGCAAGTATTACCGGGGTCGCTATCGGCATGGCTCTTAGCGGATTGAAACCTTGCGTTGAAATTCAATTCGGTGATTATATCTGGCCTGGATTCATGCAATTCCGAGATGAAATGGTGATGTACCGTTACCGTTCCAATAATTTGTTTGAGGCGCCGGTTGTTACACGTGTTGCTGTAGGCGGATATATTCACGGCGGATTATATCACAGTCAAAACATCGAAGGATTTTTCTCTCACATGCCTGGTCTTCTGATAGCGTATCCGTCGAATGCGGCAGATGCTAAAGGATTATTGAAAACTGCGTTACGTATAAATGATCCCGTTTTATTTTTAGAACACAAGGGATTGTATCGACAAAGTTATGCAACTTCACCGGAACCGGATTCGGATTATTTATTACCTTTCGGGAAAGCAAGTGTTACACATGAAGGAAACGATCTTTCAATTATAACTTACGGTGCTATGGTGCATGAATCTAATTTCGCTGTTAAAAAATTGGAAGATGAAGGTTATTCTGTAGAACTTATTGATATTAGAACAATCGCGCCGCTCGATATTGAAACCATTTATAAATCGGTTAAGAAAACCGGCAAGGCAGTTGTGATTCATGAAGATACTTTAACTTCCGGATTCGGTGCTGAGATTGCATCGCTTATATCTGAAAATTGTTTTGAGTTTCTAGATGGACCGGTAAGAAGAATCGGTGCGGCGGATGCGCCAATTCCTTATCATCCAAATTTGGAGAATGAAATACTTCCAACACGCGGAAAAATTTATCAATCATTAAAAGATTTGTTGCAATATTAA
- the lipB gene encoding lipoyl(octanoyl) transferase LipB produces the protein MANQSTYRTFDYCDLGLLDYKQAWDLQKEIFDLRLRNEISDTLFLLEHPHTYTLGKVAEKENLITSESQLKELGVSVFEIDRGGDITYHGPGQIVGYPILKLSDWKEDTHQYLRGLEEVIILTCREYGIETERNPKYTGVWIGERKIAAIGIKVSRWITMHGFAFNINTDLSYFGGIIPCGIKDKDVTSLQRELGREISIDEVKEKLIMNFKKVFDYTDFVGKSKEKFLQITLQP, from the coding sequence ATGGCGAATCAATCCACATATAGAACTTTTGATTACTGCGATCTCGGTTTGCTTGATTATAAACAAGCCTGGGATCTGCAGAAAGAAATTTTTGATCTTCGTCTCCGTAACGAAATTAGTGATACATTATTTTTACTAGAGCACCCTCATACTTATACACTTGGCAAAGTTGCAGAAAAAGAAAATTTGATCACTTCCGAATCTCAACTGAAAGAACTTGGTGTTAGTGTCTTTGAGATCGACCGCGGCGGCGATATTACATATCATGGTCCGGGACAAATTGTTGGCTACCCGATTCTCAAGTTAAGCGATTGGAAAGAAGATACACATCAGTATTTGCGCGGATTGGAAGAAGTTATTATTCTAACCTGCCGTGAATATGGAATTGAAACAGAACGGAACCCGAAATATACCGGCGTATGGATTGGCGAAAGAAAAATTGCAGCAATCGGAATAAAAGTAAGCCGGTGGATAACAATGCACGGTTTCGCGTTTAATATAAATACAGACCTTTCATACTTCGGCGGAATTATTCCATGCGGAATTAAAGATAAAGATGTTACGTCGCTTCAAAGAGAACTCGGAAGAGAAATCAGTATTGATGAAGTGAAAGAAAAATTAATAATGAATTTTAAAAAAGTTTTTGATTACACTGACTTTGTAGGAAAATCTAAAGAAAAATTTCTACAAATAACTTTGCAACCATAA
- the lpdA gene encoding dihydrolipoyl dehydrogenase translates to MTKSYDIAILGGGPGGYVAAIRAAQLGFKTVIIDKDNLGGICLNWGCIPTKSLLKNAEIFDLMKNHSNDFGIKVDGLSFDFNKIIKRSRDISDRITKNVEFLVKKNKIDRIRGFGKLISKNQIDIFDNEKKKIDSITADKIIIATGARPKSVPAIPVDKKNIITSTEAMNLPAQPKDLIVIGAGAIGIEFAYFYSVLGTKVTIVEMLDQILPVEDKEVSETLLKNFKKRGIEIYTSTKVEKAEVKPGSVTVHIEKDGKKIELKAEKVLSAIGVTGNIEGFGLEELGIEIYKNHIKVDKNSYQTNVSGIYVIGDVIGPPWLAHVASSEGIHCVETLKGLNPHPINYDNIPGCTYCIPQVASVGMTEAKALEAGYELKIGRFPFMASGKAFAVGEREGFVKLIFDAKYGELLGAHIIGPEATELIAELTLAKSMEATYESIVKTVHAHPTLSESIMEAAANAYGESIHI, encoded by the coding sequence ATGACTAAATCTTATGATATTGCCATTTTAGGCGGCGGTCCCGGCGGCTATGTGGCTGCGATACGTGCGGCTCAGCTTGGTTTCAAGACAGTAATTATTGATAAAGATAATCTTGGAGGAATCTGTTTGAACTGGGGATGTATTCCTACAAAATCTTTGTTGAAGAACGCGGAAATTTTTGACTTGATGAAAAATCATTCAAACGATTTTGGAATTAAGGTAGATGGATTAAGTTTCGATTTCAATAAAATCATTAAGCGAAGTAGAGATATCTCAGACCGCATTACTAAAAATGTGGAATTCCTGGTTAAGAAAAATAAGATCGACCGCATCCGCGGATTCGGTAAATTAATTTCTAAAAACCAGATTGATATTTTTGATAACGAAAAAAAGAAGATTGATTCAATCACAGCTGACAAAATAATTATTGCAACCGGCGCGAGACCTAAATCTGTGCCCGCAATTCCGGTTGATAAAAAAAATATTATCACTTCCACAGAAGCGATGAACCTGCCAGCTCAACCGAAAGATTTAATTGTTATTGGAGCCGGCGCAATCGGAATTGAGTTCGCGTATTTCTATTCGGTTCTTGGAACCAAAGTAACAATTGTTGAAATGCTGGATCAGATTCTCCCGGTTGAAGATAAAGAAGTTTCGGAGACTCTCTTAAAGAATTTCAAAAAAAGGGGAATTGAAATTTATACTTCTACAAAAGTTGAAAAGGCAGAAGTGAAACCAGGCAGTGTTACGGTTCATATTGAAAAAGACGGAAAGAAAATTGAATTAAAAGCAGAAAAAGTTTTGAGCGCAATCGGGGTGACCGGAAATATTGAAGGATTTGGTCTAGAAGAATTGGGAATAGAAATTTATAAAAATCATATCAAAGTTGATAAAAATAGTTATCAAACAAACGTTTCTGGAATTTATGTCATTGGCGACGTGATCGGTCCGCCCTGGCTTGCGCATGTTGCTTCATCTGAAGGAATCCATTGTGTTGAAACCTTGAAGGGATTGAATCCGCATCCAATTAATTACGATAACATCCCGGGATGCACTTATTGCATTCCTCAAGTTGCGAGTGTTGGAATGACAGAAGCAAAAGCACTTGAAGCCGGATATGAATTGAAGATCGGAAGATTTCCGTTTATGGCAAGCGGAAAAGCTTTTGCGGTTGGAGAGAGAGAAGGATTTGTAAAATTAATTTTTGATGCAAAGTACGGCGAACTCCTAGGCGCTCACATAATTGGACCGGAAGCAACTGAATTAATTGCTGAACTTACACTGGCAAAATCGATGGAAGCAACGTATGAATCAATTGTAAAAACTGTTCATGCTCATCCGACATTATCGGAATCAATAATGGAAGCGGCTGCAAACGCATATGGCGAATCAATCCACATATAG